The following are from one region of the Ananas comosus cultivar F153 linkage group 20, ASM154086v1, whole genome shotgun sequence genome:
- the LOC109725585 gene encoding E3 ubiquitin-protein ligase RNF144A-like has protein sequence MAKDESSSSSASQSSVFCKICMETARAAEIFRNNNCDHAFCHSCLSRYIDVKVQEKCVLTAAVKCPEIGCEGALEPELFKHKLPQAVLVRWADALCKLTLPTSRRLYCPFKDCSELILNDSSERLKQSECPYCRRLFWAQCKVAWHYGTSCGEFRKFEEGIEREREEDLLLLKVAKDKNWKRCPSCKYFVEKTGGCLHITCRY, from the exons atggcGAAGGACGAATCGTCGTCATCTTCGGCGTCGCAGTCGTCGGTGTTCTGCAAGATCTGCATGGAGACTGCACGGGCGGCGGAGATCTTCCGAAACAACAACTGCGACCACGCCTTCTGCCACAGCTGCCTTTCCAGGTACATCGATGTGAAGGTTCAGGAGAAGTGCGTGTTGACGGCGGCCGTGAAGTGCCCGGAGATCGGATGCGAAGGCGCGCTAGAGCCCGAGTTATTTAAACATAAGCTCCCGCAGGCGGTGCTCGTGAGGTGGGCCGACGCGCTGTGCAAGTTGACGCTTCCTACGTCCCGAAG atTGTACTGTCCCTTCAAGGATTGTTCGGAGTTAATACTGAACGATAGTAGCGAGAGATTGAAGCAGTCGGAGTGCCCGTACTGTCGGAGGTTGTTCTGGGCCCAGTGCAAGGTCGCATGGCATTACGGGACGAGCTGCGGGGAGTTTCGGAAGTTCGAAGAGGgaatagagagggagagggaggaagatCTCCTGCTGCTGAAGGTCGCGAAGGACAAGAACTGGAAGAGGTGCCCTAGTTGCAAGTATTTTGTGGAGAAGACAGGAGGGTGCTTGCACATTACATGCAGGTACTAG
- the LOC109725380 gene encoding pentatricopeptide repeat-containing protein At1g19720, with amino-acid sequence MDTPHSPYKQYKPPPPPPPPPPPPPPNSFTNPIKPFPLSPKTLKPKTHKPIDSHLHRLRRNGRLQDAILALEQGRPIKPRTYISLLQSCIDSESIELGRRLHSSAAAAVEGGADPFVGAKVVSMYAKCGSFDDARKVFDEMRERNLFAWSAMIGACVWEHRWEEVAGLFARMVGEEVMPDRFLLTRILQACANTGDVAVGMLLHSLAVRLGFIDSPEGNHLVNSVLAMYSKCGELSSAKRFFEQMVVKDDVSWNSIISGCCQCGEREQALSLFKLMRAEGVEPGLVTWNILIASYCKSGYLNIATELTKEMENYGIAADVFTWTSLISGFAQNDRENEALDLFQKMRLLGVEPNGITVSSAISACASLKSLTHGRELHSYAVKIGCVNAVLVGNSLVDMYAKCGRLEDARKVFEKMPAKDVFSWNSMIGGYTQAGYCGKAFELFCKMERFGVRRNVVTWNAMISGYVQNGDEDQAMELFQRMEIEGVKRNTASWNALIAGSVHNGHLDKALRIFRQMQSASMRPNSVTILSIIPACANVISAWKVREIHASILHYDLQNNTSVANALIDAYAKSGNMASAKAVFDGLKLRDLISWNSIIGACVMHGHSHSARNLFLEMEMEGMKPNHATFASMIIACGLEGNVNQAQDLLSTMENEYQLMRRLEHYTAMVGLYGRSGGLREASDLVENMSIVPDFAFWDAFFTAARIYENIRLANLAAENLFKLEPRNPRIHRLLSHVQALCGQSYNLSKVRKPKKARKFDDSYGCSWLEVRNKVYCFFNGVSFDLEKYNQFKTMIDDFKPVLTDRGNSRLDFEEEKEEVGGIHSEKKAIAFGIINSPKFTNIRIMKSVRMCTHCHTFAKLISKQYDRDMFIKDPKCLHHFKDGKCSCRDYW; translated from the coding sequence ATGGACACTCCACACTCCCCCTACAAACAATACAaacccccaccaccaccaccaccaccaccaccgcctcctcctccaaACTCCTTCACCAACCCCATCAAACCCTTCCCTCTCTCCCCCAAAACCCTCAAGCCAAAAACCCACAAGCCCATCGATTCCCATTTGCACCGTCTCCGCCGCAACGGGCGGCTCCAAGACGCCATTTTGGCGCTCGAACAGGGGCGCCCCATCAAACCCAGAACCTACATTTCCCTCCTGCAATCGTGCATCGATTCGGAGTCGATCGAGCTCGGTCGGAGGCTCCACTCCTCGGCCGCAGCTGCGGTGGAGGGCGGCGCGGACCCTTTCGTTGGGGCCAAAGTGGTGAGCATGTACGCTAAATGTGGGAGCTTCGACGATGCCCGCAaggtgttcgatgaaatgcgCGAGAGAAATCTCTTCGCGTGGTCGGCAATGATCGGCGCCTGCGTTTGGGAGCATCGGTGGGAGGAGGTTGCTGGGCTTTTTGCTCGCATGGTTGGCGAAGAAGTAATGCCCGATCGGTTCTTGCTCACGAGAATTTTGCAGGCGTGCGCGAACACTGGGGACGTAGCGGTAGGGATGTTGTTGCACTCTTTAGCGGTTCGGTTGGGTTTTATCGACTCACCGGAAGGTAACCATCTAGTGAATTCGGTGTTAGCTATGTATTCAAAGTGCGGTGAATTGAGTTCCGCGAAGAGGTTCTTCGAGCAAATGGTTGTGAAGGATGATGTGTCGTGGAATTCGATAATCTCCGGGTGTTGCCAATGTGGAGAGAGGGAGCAAGCATTGAGCCTCTTTAAGCTGATGAGAGCGGAAGGGGTCGAACCGGGCCTCGTCACTTGGAATATATTGATAGCAAGCTATTGTAAGTCGGGCTATCTTAATATCGCAACGGAGCTGACGAAGGAGATGGAGAATTATGGGATTGCCGCAGATGTATTCACTTGGACTAGTTTGATATCGGGTTTTGCTCAAAATGACAGGGAAAATGAAGCGCTCGATCTCTTTCAGAAGATGCGGCTTTTGGGTGTGGAGCCGAATGGCATCACTGTTTCGAGTGCAATTTCAGCTTGTGCTTCTTTGAAATCTTTGACCCATGGGAGGGAGCTCCATTCATATGCTGTTAAGATAGGATGTGTAAACGCTGTTTTGGTGGGGAATTCGTTAGTGGACATGTATGCAAAATGTGGGAGGTTGGAAGATGCTCGTAAGGTTTTTGAGAAAATGCCGGCGAAAGATGTTTTCTCATGGAATTCGATGATTGGGGGTTATACGCAAGCTGGGTATTGTGGAAAAGCTTTCGAACTTTTCTGCAAGATGGAGAGATttggtgttcgacgaaatgtaGTGACTTGGAATGCGATGATTTCTGGGTATGTACAAAACGGGGACGAGGACCAAGCCATGGAACTCTTTCAAAGGATGGAAATTGAAGGAGTTAAGAGGAACACAGCTTCATGGAATGCTCTTATAGCTGGTTCAGTGCACAATGGTCATTTGGATAAAGCCCTAAGGATATTTAGACAAATGCAGTCTGCTTCTATGAGACCCAATTCAGTTACTATTTTGAGTATAATTCCGGCATGCGCGAATGTAATATCGGCATGGAAAGTGAGGGAGATCCATGCTAGCATACTTCACTATGACTTGCAAAACAATACTTCCGTTGCAAACGCTCTTATTGACGCTTACGCGAAATCTGGTAACATGGCAAGTGCTAAAGCAGTGTTTGATGGCCTTAAATTGAGGGATCTCATCTCGTGGAACTCAATTATCGGAGCTTGTGTGATGCATGGTCATTCTCATAGTGCCCGAAATCTATTTTTGGAGATGGAAATGGAAGGCATGAAACCGAATCATGCTACTTTCGCTAGTATGATTATTGCCTGTGGTCTTGAAGGCAATGTGAACCAAGCACAAGATCTCCTCTCTACTATGGAAAATGAATATCAGCTAATGAGGAGATTAGAACATTATACAGCAATGGTCGGTCTTTATGGCCGGTCGGGTGGACTTAGAGAAGCATCTGATCTTGTCGAGAATATGTCAATTGTGCCGGACTTTGCTTTCTGGGATGCATTTTTTACTGCGGCAAGAATATATGAGAATATCAGGCTAGCGAATCTTGCAGCAGAGAATCTTTTTAAGCTTGAACCAAGAAACCCTAGGATTCACAGGCTACTATCTCATGTACAAGCTTTATGCGGGCAGTCCTATAACTTATCGAAGGTTAGGAAGCCTAAGAAAGCAAGGAAGTTTGATGACTCTTACGGTTGTTCTTGGTTGGAAGTTAGAAACAAGGTATATTGCTTCTTTAACGGTGTTAGTTTCGATCTCGAAAAGTATAATCAATTTAAAACTATGATAGATGATTTTAAGCCAGTTTTGACTGATCGTGGTAATTCGAGGCTCGATTtcgaggaagaaaaggaagaagttgGTGGCATCCATAGTGAGAAGAAAGCGATTGCTTTTGGGATTATAAATTCCCCTAAGTTTACAAACATAAGGATAATGAAAAGTGTAAGAATGTGTACACATTGTCACACGTTTGCCAAGTTGATCTCAAAGCAATATGACCGTGATATGTTCATAAAGGATCCCAAGTGCTTGCACCATTTCAAAGACGGGAAGTGTTCTTGCAGAGATTATTGGTGA
- the LOC109725501 gene encoding protein SENESCENCE-ASSOCIATED GENE 21, mitochondrial-like, producing the protein MSRAPINMFLSLSGRRGYAVAATREVVSSSAEKAVRTTTISGDGGGGVVAAEPKKEICWMPDPRSGNWVPENRFDEVDVAGLRAQHLSKKQ; encoded by the exons ATGTCCCGTGCTCCCATCAAcatgtttctctctctaag cgGTCGACGCGGTTATGCCGTGGCCGCAACGAGAGAGGTGGTGAGCTCATCGGCGGAGAAGGCGGTGAGGACGACGACGATTTCGGGGGATGGCGGTGGCGGCGTCGTGGCAGCGGAGCCGAAAAAGGAGATTTGTTGGATGCCGGATCCAAGATCCGGCAATTGGGTGCCCGAAAACCGGTTTGATGAAGTTGATGTGGCCGGGCTCCGAGCCCAACACCTTTCCAAGAAACAATAA